The Mytilus galloprovincialis chromosome 4, xbMytGall1.hap1.1, whole genome shotgun sequence genome contains a region encoding:
- the LOC143073397 gene encoding U6 snRNA-associated Sm-like protein LSm1 produces the protein MSYLPGTASLIEEIDKKLLVVLRDGRTLIGFLRSIDQFANLVLHRTIERIHVGKKYGDIPRGIFVVRGENVVLLGEIDLENENTLPLEEVSIDEILEMQREEQLVTQEEEERKKKAMLERGLQPHSELHDDMF, from the exons atgagTTACCTACCTGGCACCGCAAGTTTAATTGAAGAAATAGATA AGAAGTTACTAGTTGTACTAAGAGACGGCAGAACACTAATTGGATTTCTCAGGAGCATTGACCAATTTg CTAATCTAGTTTTACACAGAACAATAGAGAGGATACATGTTGGTAAGAAGTATGGAGACATACCAAGAGGTATATTTGTAGTCAGAGGAGAAAATGTTGTCCTGCTTGGAGAAATT gatttagaaaatgaaaatactCTACCATTGGAAGAAGTTTCAATTGATGAAATTTTAGAAATGCAGAGGGAGGAACAATTAGTTACACAAGAAGAGGAAGAACGAAAAAAGAAAGCAATGTTGGAGCGTGGACTACAGCCTCATTCTGAACTACATGATGACATGTTTTAA
- the LOC143073398 gene encoding uncharacterized protein LOC143073398 — MDFLQLNIWLISLILLSEGFMFKRRFKRYPTPPPPTTSVVQLTAQTYRAIVNDSVPITCPQNKIIRKRMSHSADSLQSMLIENGGAIIPQLIATEDDSSRKFKNLLNFGTFVDEEGIDNHFESVKSPLYKDKLEDDLRKWNHVINSIKSANNSKSANTTLLESISDIVHNNINTTIPAMEIHTTESSNSAIHHTISDFLVQNDITLQQLLDYVKSMKISTNPKILMSLQQHKFKRKKRNAGGSTSIQQYCVKKGAPVKNSLLSLCGECAVTTLLPQDRYPRKLNEAVCDNTDLTCLSFSGRPQGACIPGIINLTFLRRRPGSCRMMIRTGEVVDVDEWEPYTQRVRTGCHCAIDKRSYIIPRIDGFAPIVG, encoded by the exons gAAGATTTAAAAGATACCCAACACCGCCGCCACCAACGACTTCAGTGGTACAACTTACTGCACAAACTTATAGGGCAATAGTGAACGATTCTGTACCCATTACATGTCCACAGAATAAGATTATACGAAAAAGAATGTCACATTCAGCAGATAGCTTACAAAGCATGCTGATAGAAAACGGAGGAGCAATAATTCCACAACTCATTGCGACGGAGGATGATTCTTcaagaaaatttaaaaacttgCTCAATTTTGGAACATTCGTG gaCGAAGAAGGTATAGACAATCattttgaaagtgtaaaatcTCCTCTTTATAAAGATAAACTTGAAGACGATTTACGAAAGTGGAATCATGTGATTAATTCCATTAAAAGTGCAAATAATTCAAAAAGTGCTAATACAACTTTACTTGAATCTATAAGTGACATTGTTCATAATAATATCAACACAACCATTCCAGCTATGGAAATTCATACGACAGAGAGTTCTAACTCAGCAATTCATCATACAATCTCAGATTTTCTCGTACAAAATGACATAACATTACAACAATTATTGGACTATgtgaaatctatgaaaatttcCACAAATCCCAAAATTTTGATGTCATTACAACAACACAAATTCAAAAGAAAGAAACGAAACGCAGGAG GTTCAACATCTATACAACAATATTGTGTAAAGAAAGGTGCCCCTGTTAAGAACAGTTTATTGAGCCTCTGTGGCGAATGTGCTGTCACAACGTTACTACCACAAGATCGGTATCCTAGGAAACTGAACGAGGCTGTGTGTGATAACACTGATCTAACATGTCTTAGCTTTAGTGGGAGGC CACAGGGTGCATGCATTCCCGGAATaattaatttaacatttttaagacGTCGTCCTGGATCTTGTCGGATGATGATTAGGACGGGAGAGGTAGTTGATGTGGATGAATGGGAGCCGTACACACAGAGAGTTAGAACAGGTTGTCATTGTGCCATTGATAAGCGTTCTTATATAATACCGCGCATAGACGGTTTCGCTCCAATTGTGGGATAA